One genomic segment of Paenibacillus xylanexedens includes these proteins:
- a CDS encoding UDP-glucose--hexose-1-phosphate uridylyltransferase: MSQTHIAAGATERTPEQQEALHAIERLVAFALQKQLIEEADWDYSRNLLLEQFGFSEPYAGELDTTVPDGPQAMLDTLIDYGFSIGLIPENSDTFRDLLDAKIMGHLMARPSEVVRAFRHTEQTEGIEAATSQFYDLSINSNYIRMDRISKNVYWTQDTAYGDMEITINLSKPEKSPKEIAMAKLLPPPVYPKCQLCRENVGYAGRVNHPARQNLRVIPLELNNEPWLFQYSPYVYYNEHCIIFHHDHVPMKLTKDTLRRLLAFVGEYPHYFIGSNADLPIVGGSILTHDHFQGGRHTFAIQNAQPEAVFRHAGAPGLTLSLVKWPMSVMRLASHDPAELLEAGNAVYEAWKVYSDSAVDIEAFSEVDGEQVPHNTVTPIVRRSADGGYEMDLVLRNNRTNDVHPEGIFHPHREMHHLKKENIGLIEVMGLAILPGRLKEELDSIADILAGDAKLAEAAKASDHVLNKHLGWAEELIERFGPNLDKEQAVAIVQQEVGLKFAEILEHAGVYKYDEAGRQAFHRFVSSMGYTE, translated from the coding sequence ATGTCACAGACTCATATTGCAGCAGGTGCCACAGAGCGGACACCGGAGCAGCAGGAAGCACTGCATGCCATTGAACGTCTGGTTGCATTTGCCTTGCAGAAACAATTAATAGAGGAAGCGGATTGGGATTATAGCCGCAACCTTCTGCTGGAACAATTCGGATTCTCAGAGCCTTATGCCGGTGAGTTGGACACGACTGTGCCCGATGGCCCACAGGCGATGCTGGATACATTGATTGATTATGGATTTTCCATTGGACTCATTCCTGAAAATAGCGATACATTCCGTGATTTGCTGGATGCCAAGATCATGGGTCATTTGATGGCACGCCCATCCGAAGTGGTACGCGCCTTCCGCCACACGGAGCAGACGGAAGGCATTGAGGCGGCCACATCTCAATTCTATGACTTGTCGATTAACTCCAACTATATTCGGATGGATCGGATCTCGAAGAACGTTTACTGGACTCAGGACACGGCCTATGGCGACATGGAGATTACTATTAACCTGTCAAAACCGGAGAAAAGTCCAAAGGAAATTGCCATGGCGAAATTGCTTCCGCCACCGGTATATCCAAAATGCCAGCTGTGTCGTGAAAATGTAGGTTACGCTGGTCGGGTGAATCACCCGGCCCGCCAGAATCTGAGAGTCATTCCGCTGGAGCTTAACAACGAGCCTTGGTTGTTCCAATACTCGCCGTATGTGTATTACAACGAGCACTGCATCATTTTCCATCATGATCATGTGCCGATGAAATTAACCAAAGATACACTGCGCAGACTGCTTGCCTTTGTTGGGGAGTACCCGCATTACTTTATCGGATCTAACGCGGATCTGCCGATCGTGGGCGGTTCTATCCTGACACATGACCATTTCCAAGGCGGACGTCATACATTCGCCATTCAAAATGCACAGCCAGAGGCTGTCTTCCGCCATGCGGGTGCACCTGGACTTACATTGAGTCTTGTAAAATGGCCGATGTCCGTAATGCGTCTGGCCTCACACGATCCTGCAGAACTGCTAGAAGCTGGTAATGCTGTATATGAAGCGTGGAAGGTCTACAGTGATTCTGCTGTGGATATCGAAGCATTCAGTGAAGTGGACGGGGAACAAGTACCACACAATACGGTAACACCAATCGTTCGTCGCAGTGCAGATGGTGGTTATGAGATGGATCTTGTATTGCGTAACAATCGTACAAATGATGTGCATCCTGAAGGGATTTTCCATCCTCACCGTGAGATGCACCATCTGAAGAAAGAAAACATTGGTCTGATCGAAGTGATGGGGCTTGCCATCCTGCCAGGTCGTTTGAAAGAAGAACTGGACAGTATCGCGGATATCCTCGCTGGAGATGCCAAACTTGCTGAAGCCGCCAAAGCTTCTGATCATGTGTTGAACAAACATCTGGGCTGGGCGGAAGAATTGATTGAACGGTTTGGTCCTAACCTGGACAAAGAACAAGCCGTTGCCATTGTACAACAGGAAGTTGGCTTGAAATTTGCCGAGATTCTGGAACATGCAGGTGTTTACAAATATGATGAAGCAGGACGCCAGGCTTTCCATCGTTTTGTAAGCAGCATGGGATACACTGAATAG
- the galE gene encoding UDP-glucose 4-epimerase GalE yields MAILVTGGAGYIGSHTVAALLERGEEVVVLDNLQTGHREALLGGKLYEGDLRDKEILAKLFAENSIDAVIHFAANSLVGESMKDPVKYYDNNVFGTLCLLEAMNAANVRRIVFSSTAATYGEPEKVPIEESDRTEPTNVYGETKLMMERMMSWFDKVQDIKYVSLRYFNAAGAHESGKIGEDHQPESHLIPLVLQTALKQRPHIAVFGDDYATEDGTCIRDYIHVSDLADAHLRAVDYLRKAENSNVFNLGNGTGFSVKQVIETAKKVTGLDIPVVQEPRRAGDPAVLVASSAKARSVLGWNPKWTNLEDVIQSAWSWHQSRSDGYGKN; encoded by the coding sequence ATGGCAATTTTGGTGACAGGTGGAGCAGGGTATATTGGATCTCATACGGTAGCAGCATTGTTGGAACGTGGAGAAGAGGTTGTTGTACTGGATAACTTGCAGACAGGGCATCGTGAAGCGTTGCTCGGCGGTAAGTTGTATGAAGGGGATCTGCGTGACAAAGAAATTCTGGCGAAGCTGTTCGCTGAGAATTCAATCGATGCAGTCATTCACTTTGCAGCCAACTCACTCGTAGGCGAGAGTATGAAAGACCCGGTTAAATATTATGACAACAACGTGTTTGGTACACTCTGTCTGTTGGAAGCGATGAATGCAGCGAACGTACGCCGCATCGTCTTCTCTTCTACAGCAGCTACCTACGGTGAGCCTGAGAAAGTGCCAATCGAAGAGAGTGATCGTACAGAACCAACCAACGTATACGGCGAAACAAAGCTGATGATGGAGCGCATGATGTCATGGTTCGATAAAGTTCAGGATATCAAATACGTTTCCCTGCGTTACTTCAATGCAGCCGGTGCTCATGAGAGCGGCAAAATTGGTGAAGATCACCAACCAGAGAGTCATCTGATTCCACTCGTTCTGCAAACGGCTTTGAAACAACGTCCACACATCGCAGTGTTTGGTGACGACTATGCAACAGAAGATGGAACATGTATCCGTGACTATATCCACGTGAGCGACTTGGCTGATGCACATCTGCGTGCAGTAGATTATCTTCGCAAAGCTGAGAACAGTAATGTGTTCAACCTGGGTAACGGCACAGGATTCTCTGTAAAACAAGTGATTGAAACAGCTAAAAAAGTGACTGGCCTGGATATCCCGGTTGTACAGGAGCCACGTCGTGCAGGTGACCCGGCTGTGCTGGTAGCTTCATCTGCAAAAGCGAGATCTGTCCTGGGCTGGAACCCGAAATGGACCAATCTGGAAGATGTCATTCAAAGCGCTTGGAGCTGGCACCAATCACGTTCTGACGGCTACGGAAAAAACTAG
- a CDS encoding galactokinase, with product MNVTELKQKFIEKYGESGADIRVFHAPGRVNLIGEHIDYNGGYVLPAALEFGTTLIIRERQDNKLQLASTNMFYEGVLDTSSIGKEKTGEWTDYPVGVMVELQGKGVNVTKGYDFLYHGEIPNGAGLSSSASLEVLTGFAIQSLEGVSDIDTVQLALLSQKAENEFVGVNCGIMDQFAVANGAQDHAILLMCDTLEYEKVPFRTGSYKLVIGNTNKRRGLVDSAYNERRSQCEQALAILKEQLPALNYLAQLTPEQFVTLQDQIKDEKVRQRAQHVVEENARVLASVEALQGNDLETFGKLMNASHESLRDLYEVSCDELDVMVEEAQRIPGTLGARMTGAGFGGCTVSLVHEDDVERFVSEVGAAYEARTRLKGDFYVCGVGDGVKELKEAK from the coding sequence GTGAACGTAACTGAATTGAAACAAAAGTTTATTGAGAAGTACGGAGAGAGTGGAGCGGACATCCGTGTATTTCATGCCCCTGGGCGCGTGAATCTGATCGGTGAGCACATTGATTATAATGGTGGATACGTGCTTCCGGCAGCACTTGAATTCGGAACAACATTGATCATTCGTGAGCGTCAGGACAACAAGTTGCAACTAGCTTCCACGAATATGTTTTATGAAGGGGTACTAGACACTTCCTCCATCGGTAAGGAAAAAACCGGAGAATGGACCGACTATCCTGTTGGTGTCATGGTTGAATTGCAAGGCAAAGGCGTGAATGTAACAAAAGGGTATGACTTCCTGTACCACGGGGAGATTCCGAACGGGGCAGGACTTTCATCATCTGCATCTCTGGAGGTACTCACCGGATTTGCGATTCAGTCTCTGGAGGGTGTGTCGGATATTGATACGGTTCAACTGGCGCTTTTGTCCCAGAAAGCGGAAAATGAGTTCGTAGGCGTCAACTGTGGAATCATGGATCAGTTCGCTGTCGCAAACGGTGCTCAGGATCACGCGATTCTGCTGATGTGTGACACACTGGAGTACGAAAAGGTTCCTTTCCGTACAGGCTCCTACAAATTGGTCATCGGTAACACGAACAAACGCCGGGGTCTGGTGGATTCGGCTTACAATGAACGTCGCTCCCAATGCGAGCAGGCACTTGCCATCTTGAAGGAACAGCTGCCTGCACTGAATTACCTGGCTCAATTGACGCCAGAGCAGTTCGTAACACTACAAGATCAGATCAAGGATGAGAAAGTAAGACAGCGTGCACAACATGTTGTGGAAGAGAACGCGCGTGTGCTCGCATCGGTCGAAGCATTGCAGGGTAACGATCTGGAAACCTTCGGCAAGCTGATGAACGCTTCTCATGAATCGCTTCGTGACTTGTACGAAGTAAGCTGTGATGAGCTGGACGTTATGGTTGAAGAAGCTCAGCGGATTCCAGGCACGCTTGGTGCTCGGATGACTGGCGCAGGATTTGGCGGTTGTACCGTATCACTTGTGCATGAAGATGATGTCGAGCGTTTTGTAAGTGAAGTGGGCGCTGCATATGAAGCGCGTACCCGTCTAAAAGGTGATTTCTATGTATGCGGTGTAGGCGACGGTGTTAAAGAATTGAAGGAGGCGAAGTAA
- a CDS encoding AraC family transcriptional regulator: MSDQSNPKKESLASSNEKIQESPSGKSGALSYSVASNPVYYEQGALHVLFAGASQTLPGHAVGPKLFDYYLLHYVEKGAGTFRTELHTYDLSAGDCFLIHPGQLVSYQSHARNPWQYRWIAFTGSQAAQHAEEAGFRPEKSVFHAGPSCGISDWLSVMQDAFAERKESSHFTSLGTLYMILAEAQNHLSQGQTLIPGESSIRRTVKQMIQYMSTQYAYPVSIEQMSASLGYNRAYLSRIFKQETGLSPVTYLLKLRIDKSRQLLRERPDLSIEQVSASVGLPDALYFSKQFKRFHGEAPSLYREKILSRPLNQGLQKNAQQNKR; this comes from the coding sequence ATGTCAGATCAATCCAACCCCAAGAAAGAATCCCTTGCATCTTCTAACGAAAAAATACAGGAATCACCTTCCGGTAAAAGCGGAGCACTCAGTTATTCAGTTGCCTCCAATCCGGTCTATTACGAACAAGGCGCACTGCATGTCCTGTTTGCCGGAGCAAGCCAGACCCTTCCGGGTCATGCCGTCGGACCCAAACTGTTTGATTATTATCTGCTGCACTATGTAGAAAAAGGGGCGGGTACGTTCCGTACCGAACTGCACACCTACGATTTATCCGCAGGTGATTGTTTCCTCATTCATCCCGGGCAACTGGTGAGCTACCAATCCCATGCCCGCAACCCATGGCAATACCGCTGGATCGCCTTCACAGGCAGCCAGGCTGCCCAGCATGCCGAGGAGGCTGGATTCCGCCCGGAGAAGTCCGTTTTTCATGCTGGACCATCCTGTGGAATATCCGATTGGCTATCCGTGATGCAGGATGCTTTTGCGGAGCGCAAAGAAAGCTCCCATTTCACATCACTGGGTACGTTATATATGATTCTAGCCGAAGCACAGAATCACCTTTCGCAGGGTCAAACCTTAATTCCCGGTGAATCCTCCATCCGACGTACGGTGAAACAGATGATTCAATATATGTCTACCCAATATGCCTACCCTGTCTCCATTGAACAAATGTCTGCGAGTCTTGGATACAACCGCGCGTATTTATCCCGTATTTTCAAACAGGAAACTGGACTTTCCCCAGTCACCTATCTGCTAAAACTACGGATCGACAAGTCGCGCCAACTCCTGAGAGAACGCCCGGATCTGTCCATCGAACAGGTATCTGCATCGGTTGGACTGCCAGACGCGCTATATTTCTCCAAACAGTTCAAACGATTTCACGGTGAAGCGCCTAGCTTGTATCGAGAGAAAATACTGTCCCGCCCACTAAACCAGGGGTTACAGAAGAATGCTCAACAAAACAAACGGTAA
- the mgrA gene encoding L-glyceraldehyde 3-phosphate reductase, producing the protein MVYVASDTRYETMKYNRVGRSGLKLPAISLGLWHNFGGINNAENGRNMITRSFDLGITHFDLANNYGPPAGSAEQLFGQVLAQDLKPYRDELVISTKAGYYMWPGPYGEWGSRKNLVSSLNQSLKRMGLDYVDIFYSHRYDPETPLEETMMALDHIVRSGKALYVGISNYPAEQTRQAAEILKGLGTPLLIHQPKYSLLDRWIEDGLQDVLDEYGTGSIAFCPLAQGVLTNKYLNGIPEDSRAKGPSVFLNENNISPETLRKVRALNQIAAARGQSLAQFSLSWVLRNGRVTSALIGASRPSQIEENVAALSQLDFSTEELERIESILSP; encoded by the coding sequence ATGGTCTACGTAGCAAGCGATACTCGCTATGAAACGATGAAATATAACCGCGTTGGACGTTCAGGTTTGAAACTGCCAGCGATTTCACTGGGGCTGTGGCATAATTTTGGCGGTATCAATAACGCTGAGAATGGTCGTAATATGATTACCCGATCATTTGATCTGGGTATTACACATTTTGATCTTGCCAACAACTATGGCCCACCGGCAGGTTCGGCAGAGCAGTTATTTGGACAGGTACTGGCCCAGGATCTGAAACCTTATCGTGATGAACTGGTGATCTCCACCAAAGCGGGGTATTATATGTGGCCCGGACCGTATGGCGAGTGGGGTTCACGCAAAAATCTGGTATCCAGTTTGAATCAGAGCTTGAAGCGTATGGGCCTGGATTATGTAGATATTTTCTATTCACATCGTTATGATCCCGAAACACCTTTGGAAGAAACGATGATGGCACTGGATCATATTGTTCGCTCGGGCAAAGCCCTTTATGTGGGGATATCCAACTATCCCGCAGAGCAGACAAGACAGGCTGCCGAAATTCTGAAAGGTCTGGGTACGCCTCTGTTAATCCATCAACCGAAATACTCGCTGCTGGACCGCTGGATTGAAGATGGTTTGCAGGACGTGCTGGATGAGTATGGAACAGGCAGTATTGCATTCTGTCCATTGGCACAAGGTGTGCTCACGAACAAATACTTGAATGGTATCCCGGAAGACTCACGTGCCAAAGGACCGTCGGTATTCCTGAATGAAAACAACATCTCTCCAGAGACGCTCCGCAAAGTGCGTGCGCTGAACCAGATTGCAGCAGCCCGTGGTCAGAGTTTGGCCCAATTTTCACTCTCCTGGGTGCTGCGTAATGGCAGGGTAACTTCTGCGCTGATTGGCGCAAGTCGTCCTTCCCAGATTGAAGAGAATGTGGCTGCACTCAGTCAGCTGGATTTCTCTACAGAGGAATTGGAACGGATTGAATCCATCCTGTCTCCGTAG
- a CDS encoding NAD-dependent protein deacylase produces MNATEQLAAWIQESSRIVFFGGAGTSTESGIPDFRSAAGLYQTEQHSPYPPEELLSRHFFDQHADIFYDFYRGKMLHPDAEPNGCHRLLARLEQAGKLQAVITQNIDGLHQKAGSSNVFELHGSIHRNACMDCKQFYTLNDIIQSQDTVPRCNTCGGVIKPDVVLYEEELDQTTLYRSIDALSSADLLLVGGTSLTVYPAAQLITYFQGKHTVLLNATPTAYDSRADLLITEPIGEVMNNVDQLLG; encoded by the coding sequence ATGAACGCAACAGAACAACTGGCTGCCTGGATTCAGGAGAGCTCCCGGATTGTTTTTTTCGGAGGGGCCGGGACTTCAACGGAAAGCGGGATTCCCGACTTCCGCTCGGCTGCGGGTCTGTATCAGACGGAGCAGCATTCGCCTTATCCACCGGAAGAGTTATTAAGCCGGCATTTTTTTGATCAACATGCTGATATTTTTTATGATTTTTATCGTGGAAAAATGCTTCATCCAGATGCGGAACCGAATGGGTGTCATCGACTATTGGCCCGTCTGGAGCAGGCGGGAAAGCTTCAGGCAGTGATCACGCAAAATATCGACGGACTACATCAGAAGGCAGGTAGTAGCAATGTTTTTGAACTTCACGGTTCAATTCATCGTAATGCCTGCATGGATTGCAAGCAGTTCTATACGCTGAATGATATTATACAGTCCCAAGATACCGTGCCTCGCTGTAACACATGTGGTGGTGTGATCAAACCGGATGTGGTGCTGTACGAAGAGGAGCTGGATCAGACGACATTGTATCGTTCCATTGATGCACTGTCTTCTGCAGATCTGTTACTCGTGGGAGGCACGTCACTGACGGTATATCCGGCGGCCCAGTTAATTACGTATTTTCAGGGAAAACATACCGTTCTGCTCAACGCTACACCTACCGCTTACGACAGCAGGGCTGATTTGCTGATTACAGAGCCGATTGGTGAGGTAATGAATAATGTGGACCAGCTTCTTGGTTGA
- a CDS encoding HAD family hydrolase, translating into MARLQVNGAQIPCKGILFDKDGTLLEFLQLWGPWAEALLDQLQSRMNELGASFTVEREHVLGTIHNAEGHIVGYDPQGPLAIATVDECTGLLAGQLYAAGIPWNEAITTIRKFSSVAMRSVRERKSAEPMSGLLEFLQKCRAADIPLAVVTSDSTAAAETHLDWMGIRSFFTSIVGCDRVTQGKPDREAALLACRELHIDPAEAVVIGDSNGDIQMGRHAEVSYTLGYCPQLDQGSHLVDAHAIIRHYNEISIIL; encoded by the coding sequence ATGGCTAGGCTTCAAGTGAATGGAGCGCAGATCCCATGTAAAGGTATCCTGTTTGATAAAGATGGAACACTGCTGGAATTCCTCCAGCTATGGGGGCCGTGGGCAGAGGCATTACTGGATCAGTTGCAATCACGTATGAATGAACTCGGAGCTTCATTTACGGTTGAACGGGAGCACGTCTTAGGCACCATTCATAATGCAGAAGGTCACATTGTCGGCTATGATCCGCAAGGCCCGCTGGCCATTGCGACTGTGGATGAGTGCACGGGATTGCTTGCCGGGCAACTATATGCAGCAGGCATACCATGGAATGAAGCGATCACAACGATACGCAAATTTTCAAGTGTAGCCATGAGATCGGTAAGAGAGCGCAAATCCGCTGAACCCATGTCAGGATTGCTGGAATTCTTGCAGAAATGCAGGGCAGCAGACATACCACTGGCGGTCGTCACTTCAGATAGTACAGCGGCAGCAGAAACACATCTGGATTGGATGGGGATTCGTTCCTTTTTCACATCCATTGTGGGCTGTGATCGGGTGACCCAGGGCAAACCGGATAGAGAAGCAGCACTCTTGGCTTGCCGTGAATTACATATCGATCCTGCGGAGGCCGTTGTAATTGGAGACAGCAATGGGGATATTCAGATGGGGCGGCACGCAGAGGTATCCTATACGCTCGGTTACTGTCCGCAGTTAGATCAAGGATCTCACCTGGTTGATGCCCATGCCATTATTCGTCATTATAATGAGATAAGCATTATTTTATAA
- a CDS encoding alpha/beta hydrolase, which yields MRNRYNTGRKKRGIGKFLLVLLALIVIGCGFVAWKLFTPYGPQETAQTAMETANKVTVSEQENWIDFVPDKPTGKSVLFYPGGLVKPESYAPLAHELAAAGHHTIIAKMPVNLAVLKPNLADEILAAYPEEQFVMGGHSLGGSMAARYVAAHADALHGIFFLASYPDEKGSVKSLGIPALSILGTKDEVVNATKYQSGRMYLPEDTVYYTIEGGNHAQFGDYGHQKGDGEPEVSGEEQLNQTVKTVLAWLSTMK from the coding sequence TTGAGAAATCGGTATAATACAGGGCGCAAGAAGAGGGGCATTGGGAAATTCCTGCTCGTACTTCTGGCGCTCATTGTCATTGGATGTGGATTTGTTGCGTGGAAATTATTCACACCATACGGTCCACAGGAAACAGCCCAAACAGCTATGGAAACAGCCAATAAGGTGACCGTGAGCGAACAAGAGAACTGGATTGATTTTGTGCCAGATAAACCGACTGGGAAAAGTGTACTTTTCTACCCTGGTGGACTGGTAAAACCTGAAAGTTATGCACCACTTGCGCATGAGCTGGCTGCTGCGGGTCATCACACGATTATTGCCAAGATGCCAGTTAACCTGGCAGTGCTTAAGCCAAACTTGGCAGATGAGATTCTGGCCGCATATCCAGAAGAACAATTTGTTATGGGTGGACACTCTCTCGGCGGGTCGATGGCTGCACGTTATGTAGCCGCACATGCTGATGCACTTCACGGGATATTCTTCTTGGCATCTTACCCGGATGAAAAAGGAAGCGTAAAGTCACTTGGAATACCTGCTTTATCTATTCTGGGTACTAAAGATGAAGTCGTGAATGCTACGAAGTATCAGAGTGGACGGATGTATCTTCCAGAAGACACGGTATATTACACCATTGAAGGTGGTAACCACGCCCAGTTCGGTGATTATGGTCATCAAAAAGGAGATGGCGAGCCGGAAGTGAGTGGAGAAGAACAGCTGAATCAGACGGTCAAGACGGTACTGGCTTGGTTAAGTACCATGAAGTAA
- a CDS encoding bifunctional 2-keto-4-hydroxyglutarate aldolase/2-keto-3-deoxy-6-phosphogluconate aldolase, translating into MKKLQLLQKITDNGVVAVLRADSADQVIAMAEQAIAGGIKVIEITMTVPSALKAIEKLSRVYHWNTQDPEKFAIIGAGTVLEPQTARAAIMSGAEFVVGPSLNPDTVQICNLYRIPILPGVMTIADVQRALELGVDIVKLFPGNLYDPSIIKTMKGPMPQANFMPTGGVSLSNLGDWIKGGAVAVGIGSDLTSEAVKTGDLSHVRRKAEQYMDAYRKAKAE; encoded by the coding sequence ATGAAGAAGCTTCAGCTGTTGCAAAAGATTACGGACAATGGGGTTGTGGCAGTTCTGCGTGCAGATTCTGCGGATCAAGTCATTGCCATGGCCGAGCAAGCGATTGCGGGTGGCATTAAAGTTATCGAGATAACGATGACAGTACCCAGTGCACTCAAAGCCATTGAAAAATTAAGCCGTGTATATCATTGGAACACACAAGATCCAGAGAAATTCGCGATTATTGGTGCGGGAACGGTGCTCGAACCGCAAACGGCAAGAGCCGCCATCATGTCGGGTGCCGAGTTTGTCGTTGGACCTTCCCTGAATCCGGATACCGTCCAGATCTGCAACCTGTATCGAATTCCGATTCTGCCGGGTGTGATGACGATTGCTGACGTTCAACGCGCATTGGAACTCGGCGTGGACATTGTGAAGTTGTTCCCGGGTAATCTGTACGATCCTTCGATTATCAAAACGATGAAGGGCCCTATGCCGCAGGCGAATTTTATGCCAACTGGCGGGGTATCCTTGTCTAATCTGGGAGATTGGATCAAGGGTGGAGCAGTGGCTGTAGGGATCGGTTCCGACTTGACATCGGAAGCTGTGAAGACGGGTGACCTGAGTCATGTCCGTCGCAAAGCGGAACAATATATGGATGCTTACCGCAAGGCCAAGGCTGAATAA
- a CDS encoding sugar kinase, whose protein sequence is MSTSPYPSPEIITFGESMGLLTAKDTRGLEYAATLDKSFGGAESNLAIGVSRLGHTSGWFGRLGNDPIGSMILKAIRGEGVDVSRVSLSDDEPTGLMIRENASGKASVHYYRKLSAASAITPDDLDPDYIAGAKILHVTGITAAISQSGLATVEAAIHIAKQAGVKVSFDPNLRLKLWSAEEARPVLLRLAELADYFLPGLDEMKLLYNEENDQKVLERLSAMNAVCIVKGGPDLTYVLANGTLTEVPYFKADYVLDTVGAGDGFCAGFLSGLLKGYSPQEATRLGNLTGSMVIQAVGDWEALPTWEQVEAKLNNVAHVER, encoded by the coding sequence ATGTCAACGAGTCCCTATCCAAGCCCGGAAATTATTACGTTTGGGGAAAGTATGGGTTTGCTGACCGCCAAGGATACAAGAGGGCTGGAATATGCAGCCACACTGGACAAGTCTTTCGGGGGTGCTGAGAGCAATCTGGCTATCGGCGTATCCCGCCTGGGGCATACCAGTGGTTGGTTTGGACGCTTGGGCAATGATCCGATCGGCAGTATGATTCTGAAAGCCATTCGCGGTGAAGGTGTAGATGTATCCCGGGTAAGCTTAAGTGATGACGAGCCTACTGGTTTGATGATTCGTGAGAACGCTTCCGGGAAAGCCTCGGTGCATTATTATAGGAAGCTATCTGCTGCAAGTGCGATCACACCTGATGATCTGGATCCCGACTATATTGCCGGGGCGAAGATATTGCATGTTACGGGTATAACGGCAGCGATAAGCCAGTCCGGACTTGCAACCGTAGAGGCTGCCATACATATTGCCAAACAGGCAGGGGTGAAAGTAAGCTTTGATCCAAATCTGCGTCTCAAACTATGGTCTGCGGAAGAGGCCCGTCCAGTTTTACTGCGTTTAGCTGAACTGGCGGACTACTTTTTACCGGGTCTGGACGAGATGAAACTTCTATATAACGAAGAAAATGATCAAAAAGTACTTGAGCGTTTATCTGCCATGAATGCTGTGTGCATTGTGAAGGGTGGCCCTGATTTGACCTACGTATTGGCGAATGGTACCCTAACGGAAGTTCCGTACTTTAAGGCGGATTATGTTCTGGATACGGTAGGTGCAGGAGATGGATTCTGCGCGGGATTTTTATCGGGTTTGTTAAAAGGATACTCCCCGCAGGAAGCAACCCGTCTCGGCAATTTGACCGGTTCCATGGTTATACAGGCTGTTGGCGATTGGGAGGCGCTCCCGACGTGGGAGCAGGTCGAGGCCAAGCTGAACAACGTTGCCCATGTTGAGCGCTAG